A single region of the Spiroplasma citri genome encodes:
- a CDS encoding DDE-type integrase/transposase/recombinase, translating to MLKDLIKKYFKNKFSTFYYYWANKILIAFCDLYFEYCNKHAGGFLSLFYNLKKGIHGEKLKNKAPKNLKTFFRWLKKDERWLKIKNKIKEIKKQHPRYEVKEIGLLQMDAKYFVPSKFPVDKKYYVYDFIDEKTRLALGYVYDKLNIDNAIAAVKKAISDFKNIFGVKITRIRTDNGSEFINNYRNNQKNTVKETNFTQFLTDKNIFHQTKPVRSPQSNGKIERFHQNYTKLFVFEEKILNAVSLQNKLNDYYYFYNFERVHKSLNFQTPFNFLNSLSLIK from the coding sequence TTGTTGAAAGATTTAATTAAAAAATATTTTAAAAATAAATTTTCAACTTTTTATTATTATTGAGCGAATAAAATTTTAATTGCATTTTGTGATTTATATTTTGAATATTGTAATAAACATGCTGGTGGTTTTTTATCTTTGTTTTATAATTTAAAAAAAGGAATTCATGGAGAAAAATTAAAAAATAAAGCACCAAAAAATTTAAAAACATTTTTTCGTTGACTTAAAAAAGATGAAAGATGATTAAAAATAAAAAATAAAATTAAAGAAATTAAAAAACAACATCCAAGATATGAAGTTAAAGAAATAGGTTTATTACAGATGGACGCTAAATATTTTGTACCAAGTAAATTTCCAGTTGATAAAAAGTATTATGTTTATGATTTTATTGATGAAAAAACAAGATTAGCATTAGGATATGTTTATGATAAATTAAATATTGATAATGCTATTGCTGCTGTTAAAAAAGCAATTAGTGATTTTAAAAATATATTTGGTGTTAAAATAACACGAATTAGAACTGATAACGGTTCTGAATTTATTAATAATTATCGGAATAATCAAAAAAATACTGTTAAAGAAACTAATTTTACTCAATTTTTAACAGATAAAAATATTTTTCATCAGACAAAACCGGTTCGTTCTCCACAGTCAAACGGTAAGATTGAAAGATTTCATCAAAATTATACTAAATTATTTGTATTTGAAGAAAAAATATTAAATGCAGTTAGTTTACAGAATAAATTAAATGATTATTATTATTTTTATAATTTTGAAAGAGTACATAAGTCTTTAAATTTTCAGACACCATTTAATTTTTTGAATAGTTTAAGTTTAATTAAATAA
- a CDS encoding PBSX family phage terminase large subunit yields MLNHFTYLLEIPYWLLQNSNVGNKYPFAKKFELVNEINQIGSRHSGKTLSNLEMFAELIKISMLIKEPIFIFASMKMNKDIRDSIFQNIWNTLEKHNIPFSVNLSTHSFTIPNGTKIVCRGLHSATKREKLKAFADLNKYKLVIDWREECDQYNQNDINEIDFALRGSQNKITINTCNPESLKRYIVGYCNQLLPFNEEIMRSKWEQTAYIEKWDMKIIIHYTNWRLNSFLPKEEENKILRLEQLDPERARVWSWGLPGNTSGSIFARYLDIMQATDIIQPTKLLGGVDLANSTSPKGHTTAASFWLYNSFDKKAYKVAEYTHSNATQQFKGPLEQVKDILEFYNNQLNQYFNLIQQGISINVDDSAYATLESLNREKYNYTFGQYMHFKPAQKQKFKIKHRIEAFTMLINTNQLKWLWEKCPVSKNQYELIQWEDKPEAREDKVLDLYDDTFDSDFYALHFELIPMVKHNSIWTLYLSFNAGWCLISNKKC; encoded by the coding sequence ATGCTTAATCATTTTACTTATTTGTTAGAAATTCCTTATTGGTTATTACAAAATAGTAATGTTGGTAATAAATATCCTTTTGCTAAAAAGTTTGAGTTAGTTAATGAAATTAATCAAATTGGTTCACGACATAGTGGTAAAACATTATCTAATTTAGAAATGTTTGCTGAATTAATTAAAATATCAATGTTAATAAAAGAACCTATTTTTATTTTTGCTAGTATGAAAATGAATAAAGATATTAGAGATAGTATCTTTCAAAACATATGAAATACATTAGAAAAGCATAATATTCCATTTAGTGTTAATTTAAGCACACATTCGTTTACTATTCCCAATGGGACAAAAATAGTATGTCGTGGGTTACATTCTGCTACAAAAAGAGAAAAATTAAAAGCCTTTGCTGATTTAAATAAATATAAATTAGTTATTGATTGAAGAGAAGAATGCGACCAATATAACCAAAATGATATTAATGAAATTGATTTTGCTTTAAGAGGTAGTCAAAATAAAATAACAATTAATACATGTAATCCTGAGAGTTTAAAAAGATATATTGTTGGTTATTGTAATCAATTATTACCTTTTAATGAAGAAATAATGCGTAGTAAATGAGAACAAACTGCTTATATTGAAAAATGAGATATGAAAATTATTATTCATTATACAAATTGAAGATTAAATAGTTTCTTACCAAAAGAAGAAGAAAATAAAATATTAAGATTAGAACAATTAGACCCTGAAAGAGCAAGAGTATGAAGTTGAGGATTACCAGGTAATACTAGTGGGTCAATCTTTGCAAGATATCTTGATATTATGCAAGCAACAGATATTATTCAACCAACGAAATTATTAGGTGGTGTTGACTTAGCAAACTCAACTAGCCCTAAAGGACATACAACAGCAGCAAGTTTTTGATTATATAATTCATTTGATAAAAAAGCATATAAAGTTGCTGAATATACACACTCAAATGCTACTCAACAATTTAAAGGACCATTAGAACAAGTAAAAGATATTTTAGAGTTTTACAACAATCAATTAAATCAATACTTTAATTTAATACAACAAGGTATATCAATTAATGTTGATGATAGTGCTTATGCAACATTAGAAAGTTTAAATAGAGAAAAATATAATTATACTTTTGGTCAATACATGCATTTTAAACCAGCACAAAAGCAGAAGTTTAAAATAAAACATCGTATTGAGGCATTTACAATGTTAATAAATACTAATCAATTAAAATGATTATGAGAAAAATGTCCTGTAAGTAAAAATCAATATGAATTAATTCAATGAGAAGATAAACCCGAGGCAAGAGAAGATAAAGTATTAGACTTATATGATGATACATTTGATAGTGATTTTTATGCTTTACATTTTGAATTAATTCCAATGGTTAAACATAATAGTATATGGACCTTATACTTATCCTTCAATGCCGGCTGATGTTTGATTAGCAATAAAAAATGCTAA